The following is a genomic window from Molothrus ater isolate BHLD 08-10-18 breed brown headed cowbird chromosome 39, BPBGC_Mater_1.1, whole genome shotgun sequence.
AAGGGGTGAGCCCCAAATTCACCCTCGagaaccccaaaactgcccccaaatcctctgctgctccccccCATCTCTGTTCTCGTTGTCCCCCCTCCGTGCCCAGTtttcctgctgccccctccccgttcccgttcccattcctgttcccattcccggTGTCCCTACAGTGCTCACTCTTGAGAAACTGACCCCGTTCCCATCccaattcccattcccattcctgtctccgttccccatccccattcctgtACACCGGTCAGTCTTGATGAACCggccccattcccattcccatcccgttcccatccccgttccccATTCCCGGTGTCCCTATTCCCGGTGTCCGTACACCAGTCACTCTTGATGAAGCGGCCCCATTTCCAatgtcccattcccatccccagtgtcccattcccatccccagtgtcccattCCCGTCCCCGTACACCGGTCACTCTTGATGAAGCGACTGACGCCCGCCAGGCTCAGCTCGTCCAGCACCGGCTCCGCTCGGTCCCCGCCGAGCCCCAGGGTCCGGGACAGCAGCGCCCGCAGCAGCTCCACTGAGGGGGGACACCCAGGATGTCCCCAGACAGCCACCAAAACCCCCGGaatgtccccaaaaccccacagaatGTCCCCAAACTCCCCCTGGATGCCCCCAAAACCCCCCGGAATGctcccaaaatgtccccaaaggTCCCAAAACAGCGCCAAACCCCTGAATGGCCCCAAAGggtccccaaagtgtccccgAAGTGTCCCCGGGAggtccccaaagtgtccccaaggGGTCCCCGaagtgtccccagggtgtccccgaagtgtccccaaagtgtccccagcGGGTCCCCAAACTGTCCCCAAGGggtccccaaagtgtccccaaaaCGTCCCCAAGTGGTCCCCGGGTGTCCCCAAAGGCCCAGCCGGGCCCTCCGCGGCCACCAGGGGAGCCCGGCGCCCCCAGACCCACTGTCAGCGTCGGCCGAAGCGCCGGGCTCGGGCTCCGAGACCTGCGGGGAGGAGTGCGCGGGGTCACCGAGCTGTGAGGGGCGGTCACCGGGGTGGGGACCGGGGGAGACACCGGGGGCGTTACCGGAGACTCGGCGTCCTGCTCCGCCTCCTCCCGGCGGGCACCAGGAGCCGCGGGAACGCTGGGGGGGTCCCCGGCGGGGGCGGGAGCGGAGGGAACCGCACCCCCGGGGCCGCTACtggccccgccggccccggtACCGTCCCGGTCCGCCATGGGCGCGGCCTGTCCGCACCACAACTCCCGGCGTGCCCCGCGGCGGCTCCGCTGGGCGGGGTACGCAGACGCGGCCAGACGGAGGGTGCTGACTGGCTGAGGCACCCGGAAGCGCGGGCGCGGACTACGGGTCCCGGCAGGCGCCGCGGCGGGGATTCCCCGGCCCGCGATGGCGGCCGCGGCCTGAGGCGGCCCCGGCGATGGCGGCCGCggcccccgcggccccggcggccCCCGGCGAGGCCAAGCGCCCCGAGGGCGATGAGTGGTGCGACAGCGGGCTCGGCTCGCTGGGCGAGGGGCCGCTggggccgccgctgcccgccaGCCCCGCGGCGGAGTCCCCCGAGCCCCTCGCTGACCCCGCGGCCTGGCTGCGGCACGTCCTGAGCTTCGTCACCGACGAGGGCGACACGTGAGGGCGGGCAGGGACCAGGGAACCCCCCCGGGCTCCGGGCGGGACCCCCACACACACCCGGGGCTTGGAGGGTCGCGGTCCTGCCCGGGGTTCCGGTGCGATccccccgcagcccctcagGCGGGGGTCCCTCGGTAACGGCCCCGGAGCCTCAATAGCCCCCCCAGGACCCTCAATAACCTCCCAGGACCCTCATTAACCCCCCAGGACCCTCAATAAATCCCCCGGTAACGGCCCCGGACCCTCCATAACCCCCCAGGACCTTCATTAACCCCCCCAGGACCCTCaataatttcttccatttctttggGTACCCCATTTGGGTCTGGGGTGTCAGTCCTGTTTTGGGTGCCCCATTTGGGTCTCTAGTTGCCCCAtttgggtctgggggtgccgagacccccctgcccagcccgtGCCCCcccccagggccctgcacctGGCCGTGATCCACGAGCACCTGGAGTTCCTGGAGTCCATCCTGCGGCACACGGAGCAGTCGCCCTACCTGGACCTGCAGAACGACCTGGGCCAGGTGGGACGGGGAAATTTGGGGGGGCTAtgggggaaatttggggtgATGTTTTGGGGTGATGGTGATTTTTGAGGTGGTGTTTTGGGGcggaggttttggggtggaggttttggggtggtgtTTCGGGGTGATGGCAATGTTCTAGGGCgctgttttggggtgatttaacccctttttttccccacagactGCCCTGCACATTGCcgtggtgctggggctggattttggggtgatggctgggttttggggcgctgttttggggtgatttAACCCCGTTTTGCCCCTGCAGACCGCCCTGCACATCGCcgtggtgctggggctgggttttggGGCGCTGTTTTGGGTGATGTAACCCCGTTTTCCCCGCAGACCGCCCTGCACATCGCcgtggtgctggggctgggtttcaTGGTGATGGCTGGGTTTTGGGGCGCTGTTTGGGGTGATGTAACCCCGTTTTGCCCCTGCAGACCGCCCTGCACATCGCcgtggtgctggggctgggttttggGGCGCTGTTTTGGGTGATGTAACCCCGTTTTCCCCGCAGACCGCCCTGCACATCGCcgtggtgctggggctgggtttcaTGGTGATGGCTGGGTTTTGGGGCGCTGTTTGGGGTGATGTAACCCCGTTTTCCCCGCAGACCGCCCTGCACATCGCcgtggtgctggggctgggttttggGGCGCTGTTTGGGGTGATGTAACCCCGTTTTCCCCGCAGACCGCCCTGCACATCGCcgtggtgctggggctggccgGCGCCGTGCGGCGGCtgcgggcggcgggcgcggccgtGGCCGtgcgggagcggggcggccACACCCCCCTGCACCTGGCCTGTCGCGAGGGTCACCCCGCCTGCGCCCGCGCCCTTCTGGGGACACCCCCggacccctgggaccccccccgggacccccggaaggaggaggaggagcggcGGGCGCAGCTGGACAGCGTCAACTACGACGGTGGGGGGGACGcggttttggggagggggtcGTGGGTTGGGGGGATCCTGTGGCTTCGGGCTCGTCgtggttttggggaggggtggggggtcacagttttttggggttttccgCATGTTtttggggatggggacatgggtcaGGGGCCTCACACGGGTTTGGGATTTAAACATTTTGGGAGGAATGTggttttttggagggggggggggggtcgcGCTGTTTGGAGGGGGGGGAcggtttgggttttgggggggggggttccaGGTGCTCAGGCAGGGCTTTGGACCCCCCGAATGTCCCCCCCACAGGTTACACCCCCCTGCACGTGGCCGTGCTGCGCCGGGACCTGGAgctggtgcagctcctgctccgcGCCGGCGCCGACCCCGACCGGCCGGTGGGTGCCCCCcccaccaaaaacccccaaaacgAACCCAAAACGGGGCTCCGGGAGGGAGCCTGACCCCGCCGTGCCCCCCCAGGAGCCGAGCTGCGGCCGCAGCCCCCTGCACTTGGCCGTGGAGGCACAGAGCCCCGAGGTGGCCGAGTGTCTGCTGCGGGGGGGGGCACGGCCGGACCCCCGCACCTTCTCGGGGTTCACCCCCCTCTacagcgcccgccgccgccccgacCCCCGCCTGCCGCCCCTCCTGCGCCGCTTCGGGGCCCGCGACCCCCCCAGCAGCGACAGCAGCGACAGCGGCGACAGCGGCGACAGCGAGGGCGGGGCCGAGGACAGCGAGGTCAGtgcggggccgctcccgcccggTCCCCCGCACCGAGACCCCCCCGGGGCAGATCGAGGGGCTCCCGCCACTGTCCCCAGACCCTCCCAAGGTCCCCAGACCCTCCCAagcccccccaaacccttccaacccccccccccccaagcccccccaGACCAGCCCAATGTCCCCCCCAAACCCTACCGAGACCCCCCCCAAATCTCTGTCTTCCCCCAGGACGAGTACGACGACATCGTCATCAACAGCCGGCGCTGCCCAGCCTGAGGGCCCCCCCCGGATGGACTTGGGGGTCCCCCCTGCCGCCCCCCAGCCGGGGGGACCCCCCGAAGGGGcgcccccaccccccaaaatcccgggGGAGCCCCAGGGGTTgtgaggggtggggggaaataAAGCAGAGGCTGCAAAGGACATGGCTGTGACATtgggggggacattggggggacacCTGTTTGAGTGCAGGACACACCTGTGACTCTGGGGGCGACCTGTCTGTCccagtgcagcagagcacacaCCTGTGACACGGGGTGGGGGGGGGCATTTCCAGGTTTTATTCCCGGGGTTTGTCACCGTGGGTGGGGCTGTCACACGTTCTGTGTCCTCTGGGTCCTCGTGTGTCCTCCTGTGTCCCACGATGTCCCAGCTCCATCCGTgccctgccccctcccctcaggGCCCCTTCCCCATTTTGGGGGGGCCCCCCCCGGGCTGGTTGGGGCCGATGTAGCTCAGGAGGGGGGCGGGGGGCCGGGCCAGCACCTCCCGCCCCACCAGCGGCTGCAGCACGGGGGGCACCCGGACACGGCCGTCCTGGGGGGGCACACGGGGCAGGGTGAGCCCCCCtggagcccccagacccccgCGAGACCCCCCCAAATCACTCACCGGGAGCTGGTTGCACTCGAGGAGCGCGATCAGCATCCGGGGCACGGCGCAGGCGGTGCCATTCACCTGAGGGGGGGACATGGCGTCAGGGGGGCCCAGAGGCCCCTCCccgggggtttttggggttctCCCAGGGTTTCTGCGGGTCACGCACCGTGTGGGCGTGGCGCAGCCGGCCCCCCTCCCCGCTGTACATGATGTTCAGCCGCCGGCTCTGGTAATCCGTGCAGTTGGACGCGCTGGAAATCTGGGAGGGGGGGGTGAAGGGGACGGGGGGGGTCAGCAGGTTTGGGGcacccccctcctcctcctcctccactccCCAGAATGGGGGTCCTGACCCGGCAGCAAGGGTGAGAATAAAGGGGGGCCCATaaacagggagggagggggtgaGGGGGGGGCATCACCCTGAGCACCtcaggatttttggggttttcccagAACTGTTTGGACTCTCCCCAAATTATTGAGGCTCTCCCCGAATTACCAGGGTTCTCCCCAAGTTATTTGGGCTCTCCCTGAATTATTATTGGGGTCCCAGACCCCTCCTTCCCTCACCTCCCCAAATTTGCCCCGTCCGGGCATCCAGGCCTCGATGTCGAACTTGCGGTAGGCGGGGAGCCCCAACTCCTCTGTGGGCATGTCCAGGACACTGCAGGTTCCGGGGGGGGACAGTTAGGAGCGATTTCAGGGGTCCCACAGATTGGGGggaccccccccaaatccccctcacCGGTAAtggagccccagctctgagAAAATCTCCTTCTGGAGCCCCAGGAACTCGTCCAGCAGCTCCTCGCTCTCGGTGCCGCGCTCGGCCGCCGTCACCCCGAACATC
Proteins encoded in this region:
- the NFKBIB gene encoding NF-kappa-B inhibitor beta, with product MAAAAPAAPAAPGEAKRPEGDEWCDSGLGSLGEGPLGPPLPASPAAESPEPLADPAAWLRHVLSFVTDEGDTALHLAVIHEHLEFLESILRHTEQSPYLDLQNDLGQTALHIAVVLGLAGAVRRLRAAGAAVAVRERGGHTPLHLACREGHPACARALLGTPPDPWDPPRDPRKEEEERRAQLDSVNYDGYTPLHVAVLRRDLELVQLLLRAGADPDRPEPSCGRSPLHLAVEAQSPEVAECLLRGGARPDPRTFSGFTPLYSARRRPDPRLPPLLRRFGARDPPSSDSSDSGDSGDSEGGAEDSEDEYDDIVINSRRCPA